From Saimiri boliviensis isolate mSaiBol1 chromosome 9, mSaiBol1.pri, whole genome shotgun sequence, a single genomic window includes:
- the PLSCR4 gene encoding phospholipid scramblase 4 isoform X1 — MSGVVPTAPEQPAGEMENQTKPPDPRPDAPPEYSSHFVPGPPGTAVPPHTGYPGGLPMAYYSPQQPGTFPSYQPIGGTHPVCYQPGKYPVPNQPVPVTWMPGPTPMANCPPGLEYLVQLDNIHVLQHFEPLEMMTHFETNNRYDIKNNSDQMVYIVTEDTDDFTRNAYRTLRPFVLRVTDCMGREIMTMQRPFRCTCCCFCCPSARQELEVQCPPGVTLGFVAEHWNLCRAVYSIQNEKKENVMRVRGPCSTYGCGSDSVFEVKSLDGVSNIGSIIRKWNGLLSAMADADHFDIHFPLDLDVKMKAMIFGACFLIDFMYFERSPPQPSR, encoded by the exons ATGTCGG GTGTAGTACCCACAGCCCCTGAACAGCCTGCAGgtgaaatggaaaatcaaacaaaaccacCAGATCCAAGGCCTGATGCCCCTCCCGAATACAGTTCTCATTTTGTACCAG GACCCCCTGGAACAGCTGTCCCTCCACATACAGGCTACCCAGGAGGTTTGCCTATGGCATACTACAGTCCACAGCAACCCGGGACCTTCCCTTCATACCAGCCAATTGGTGGTACCCATCCTGTCTGTTATCAACCTGGAAAATACCCTGTGCCAAATCAGCCTGTTCCAGTAACATGGATGCCAGGGCCAACTCCTATGGCTAACTGCCCCCCTGGTCTGGAATACTTAGTTCAG TTGGACAACATACATGTTCTTCAGCATTTTGAGCCTCTGGAAA tgatgaCACATTTCGAAACTAATAATAGATATGATATTAAAAACAACTCAGACCAGATGGTTTACATTGTAACTGAAGACACAGATGACTTTACCAGGAATGCCTATCGGACACTAAGGCCCTTCGTCCTCCGGGTCACTGATTGTATGGGCAGAGAAATCATGACAATGCAGAGACCCTTCAGATGTACCTGCTGTTGCTTCTGTTGCCCGTCTGCCAGACAAGAG CTGGAGGTGCAGTGTCCTCCTGGCGTCACCCTTGGCTTTGTTGCAGAACACTGGAACCTGTGCAGGGCAGTGTACAGCAtccaaaatgagaagaaagaaaatgtgatgagAGTGCGTGGGCCATGCTCAACCTATGGCTGTGGTTCAGATTCTGTTTTTGAg GTCAAATCCCTTGATGGTGTATCCAACATCGGCAGTATTATCCGGAAGTGGAATGGTTTGCTGTCAGCAATGGCAGATGCTGACCATTTTGACATTCACTTCCCATTAGACCTGGATGTGAAGATGAAAGCCATGATTTTTGGAGCTTGCTTCCTCATT gacttcatgtattttgaaagaTCTCCACCACAACCTTCAAGATAG
- the PLSCR4 gene encoding phospholipid scramblase 4 isoform X2: MSVPTAPEQPAGEMENQTKPPDPRPDAPPEYSSHFVPGPPGTAVPPHTGYPGGLPMAYYSPQQPGTFPSYQPIGGTHPVCYQPGKYPVPNQPVPVTWMPGPTPMANCPPGLEYLVQLDNIHVLQHFEPLEMMTHFETNNRYDIKNNSDQMVYIVTEDTDDFTRNAYRTLRPFVLRVTDCMGREIMTMQRPFRCTCCCFCCPSARQELEVQCPPGVTLGFVAEHWNLCRAVYSIQNEKKENVMRVRGPCSTYGCGSDSVFEVKSLDGVSNIGSIIRKWNGLLSAMADADHFDIHFPLDLDVKMKAMIFGACFLIDFMYFERSPPQPSR; encoded by the exons ATGTCGG TACCCACAGCCCCTGAACAGCCTGCAGgtgaaatggaaaatcaaacaaaaccacCAGATCCAAGGCCTGATGCCCCTCCCGAATACAGTTCTCATTTTGTACCAG GACCCCCTGGAACAGCTGTCCCTCCACATACAGGCTACCCAGGAGGTTTGCCTATGGCATACTACAGTCCACAGCAACCCGGGACCTTCCCTTCATACCAGCCAATTGGTGGTACCCATCCTGTCTGTTATCAACCTGGAAAATACCCTGTGCCAAATCAGCCTGTTCCAGTAACATGGATGCCAGGGCCAACTCCTATGGCTAACTGCCCCCCTGGTCTGGAATACTTAGTTCAG TTGGACAACATACATGTTCTTCAGCATTTTGAGCCTCTGGAAA tgatgaCACATTTCGAAACTAATAATAGATATGATATTAAAAACAACTCAGACCAGATGGTTTACATTGTAACTGAAGACACAGATGACTTTACCAGGAATGCCTATCGGACACTAAGGCCCTTCGTCCTCCGGGTCACTGATTGTATGGGCAGAGAAATCATGACAATGCAGAGACCCTTCAGATGTACCTGCTGTTGCTTCTGTTGCCCGTCTGCCAGACAAGAG CTGGAGGTGCAGTGTCCTCCTGGCGTCACCCTTGGCTTTGTTGCAGAACACTGGAACCTGTGCAGGGCAGTGTACAGCAtccaaaatgagaagaaagaaaatgtgatgagAGTGCGTGGGCCATGCTCAACCTATGGCTGTGGTTCAGATTCTGTTTTTGAg GTCAAATCCCTTGATGGTGTATCCAACATCGGCAGTATTATCCGGAAGTGGAATGGTTTGCTGTCAGCAATGGCAGATGCTGACCATTTTGACATTCACTTCCCATTAGACCTGGATGTGAAGATGAAAGCCATGATTTTTGGAGCTTGCTTCCTCATT gacttcatgtattttgaaagaTCTCCACCACAACCTTCAAGATAG